CACTGGGTAGCTCCAGGCCTCTCCCGTCCCTTCCCCTGTCCAGGCGCATGTTCCCTGCTTGCCGAGTATCAGTCACTGGCCTGGACCCCGAAGCCCGCTACCTGTTTCTTCTGGATGTGGTGCCGGTGGATGGGGCTCGCTACCGCTGGCAGGGCCGGCGCTGGGAGCCCAGCGGCAAGGCAGAGCCCCGCCTGCCTGACCGAGTTTACATTCATCCTGACTCCCCTGCCACCGGTGCCCACTGGATGCGGCAGCCTGTGTCTTTCCATCGAGTCAAGCTCACCAACAGCACGCTGGACCCCCATGGCCACGTGAGGCCCAGGCTGGGACCCCCGGATAAGGGTTGGGGGTGGGACCAGGGTAGGGGGTCACTCCTGTTTCTTCCCTCCCAGCTGATCTTGCACTCCATGCATAAGTATCAGCCCCGCATACACCTGGTGCGGGCCGCCCAGCTTTGCAGCCAACACTGGGGGGGCGTTGCCTCCTTCCGCTTCCCCGAGACCATGTTCATCTCCGTGACAGCCTACCAGAACCCACGGGTGAGTGACCCTGCTTGAGGGGGTGGCGTGCCCTGCCCAGGCTGTGGGAGTTTTGACTCTGGATGTGCACCCGCAGATCACACAACTGAAGATCGCAGCCAACCCCTTTGCCAAGGGCTTCCGGGAGAATGGCAGAAACTGTAAGAGGTgggcatcattcattcattcactcattcattcatcaaatgtttATTAATCGTCCactgtgtgcaaggcactgtgctggatGCCAGGAATACAATGTAAGTAAAAACACATATTCACTCACTGATTTGACAAATACTTATTTAGCACCagcttatgtgccaggcacagtcctAGGCAGTGAGGATGCAACAGTGAACAAACCaaagcccctgccctcatggaactgaTGATACTCTAGTGGGTGGAGTAGACAAGTaggcaagagaaataaatattatataatatgttagGGATAAgttctaaagagaaaagaaagcaagcaaggagGATCAGAAGGACTGCAGAGAGGTATTTATTAGATAAGAGGCCTGGAAATGCCTCACTAAGACGACACTTGAGAAAAGACTCggaggaagatgggagggagccAGGTGGATATCTGGGAACATGCcagggccctgaggtgggagcatgCCTGCGGTATGGCGGGTGTGGAGTGAGAGAGGTGATGGGTAGCCAGGTTATGGTGGGCTGTAAAGGTTTCATTCGTTAGGACACTGGCTTCTAACTAACCCCTTCAGAGCTGGCCCTTGCCCTCAAGACACTTAGAGTCAGGCAGAAGAGGTAGATATTAATTCAAGGATCACCGTAACAAATGTAACAGTATCACTCTTGACAGAGTTTATCAGGGAGGGCGTGTGGTGCTGTGGCAAGTCGGGAGGACTCCTTTGAGGAAGTTATGCTTGAACTGAGACAAGAATGAGGAGTAAAGCAGGTGAAGAGGGGAAGACGGGGATTCCGGAGTGTGGCTGAAAGGCAGCTAGTGGAGATGGGCAGCGTGAACAAGGTGAGCTGGGGTCTGACCACGCCCTGGCCTTGTTGCTCGGGAAGGAGTTTCCATGGATTCTATATGCAATAGGAAACCACTGGAAAGTTGTAAGTGGGGaataaatcccagctctgctatttCCTAGTCATTTCATTCTCTGGccttccatttcttcttctgtaaaatgggtataataacgGCACCTACCTGATAGGGTCCCTGGGTCAAATGCCTGGCACCTGGTAAGTGCTCttattaccatcatcaccatcaccattatcatcatcatcatcatcatcatcatcatcatcatcatcatcatcatcactattccCCAGGGAGCGAGACGCCCGTGTGAAGAGGAAACTGCGGGGCCCAGAGCCAGTAGCCACAGCGACCTATGGGAGTGGAGGTGAGTGTAGTCCCAGTGGTGATGGGGCCAGGCCTGAGATGCTGATCCTCCTTAGCCCACACTGTCCCTTCTGTCTCCCCAGATGCACCAGGTGGTCCCTGTGATTCCACACTGGGTGGGGACGTTCGTGAGTCAGATCCAGAGCAGGCCCCAGCGCCCGGGGAAGCTGCCCCGGCCGCAGCTCCTCCCTGTGGTGGCCCCAGTGCTGAGGCCTACCTTCTGCACCCTGCAGCTTTCCATGGGGCCCCTGGTCACCTTCCGACCAGGTGAGTGGGACAAGGGCACAGGGCTGGGCTGTTCCAGGCTGGGGATCCCTCTCCCCTGTTCTGATACCTCTCTGCACTTCAGGAACCCCAGCTTCCCCGAGGCTCCAGACTCTGGGCGCCCAGCCCCCTACTCAGCTGCCTTCCTAGAGCTGCAGCCCGGGCCAGCAGGCTCAGGATACCCAGCAGCGGCACCCGCAGCATCCTTTGCCTCGCACTTCCTCCAAGGGGGCCCCTTCCCTCTGCCCTACCCTGGGCCTGGGGCTTACCTGGATGTGGGCTCCAAACCAATGTACTGAGCCTTTGCTGagcccctctgcctccctccccgtCTTCCATCACAAACCTCcagttcccctcccccaggcctgttGCCCCCTCACTTCCAGTGGTCCCATCCCCCATGCCAAATGGCTGCCTcgggcctcccccaccccacttcacACTTTGATTTCACTCCCACCCCCCTCTGGCTTCAAAGCTCTGGCTAAGCCGCTGGGAGCCCAGCTGGGGCCAGCTTCCCCTTCCCGGCTCTCACCTCAGTGTGAATGGAGGGAGGCTCTGCCTGGCCAAATGGGACCTGGGACGGgcactccctcctcccagcctcaccCTTGGGCCCAGCAAGTTCTACCCCCTCGCCCCAGTGCAAGCCAGCCGGTCTCTTCTCAGGACTAGAGTATCTTTTGTTAATAAAACTCGGAAGACATCAGTGTTCTGGAAACATTGGGCTGATGGTGTTCGGCCCAGAGTGGGGCTGTGTGAGCACAGGTTCTGTGAGGAGACCCAGGCCCCAATCTAGACTTGTCATTTCCAGCTGCTTGACCTTGTGCATGTAAATCAACACTCTGGGCTTGTTTCCTCTTCAGGAAAATGGGGAAATCAGTGTCTTGACAGTGTTCTGAGAATTAAATAGGGCTGCCTGAGAACCCGCCCCTCTACCTAGCACGCAGGAAGCCCTCAGGAGCGGTCATTGTCACTGGATGGGGACCAGGAGGCTCTGGGCAAGTTGACTGGCCTGAGCCGCACCTTGCTGGCAGGACTGCGGTTCCAGGGCAGTCCATGTCCTGACGTCTACCAGGCTGCGCTGGCACCACTGCTCATCCCCAATCAATTCTGACACAAACCCAAagaccatttttcttcttttattagattttttttctttttttttttcttctcaaaatttttatctaaaaacaaaccaaaaaaaaggaaaaaaaagaaaaaattattggaAACTTCGTGGTTCAAGTGGGGAGACGGGAGGAGGAGCGTGGAGCCAAGGCTCCAAGCCTCTCCAGAAAAGTCCTCACCCACGAAGTGCCCTCTTTTGGGGGGACAGCATAGCTGGGGACAGCCCCCCAGCCTTCGTCTGAAGAGGGCAGTCACAGTGGTCCAGGGGCCAGAGGGGGCAGGGGACAAAGGGGTCACAGGAAGTAGTCAGCCACGGGCTTTTTGGAGGGGATACCCCGTGTCTCTTGGGGAGCGGCCTCAAAGATGATGAAATCTTTCTGGAGATGCTCATCCAGCTCCAAGATGGCTGCCACATTCCCACAGCTGGAAGTCGGAGGGCAGCAGCGTGTTAAAGGAGCAGGTCAGCCTAGATCCCCACCTCGACCTCCCAGCCCAGGCGGCTCACCGGTAGCAGTAGTTGGGTGCCGACCACACAGTGAGTACAGTCTCGTTGAAGTGCCACTTGTAACCTTCCATCACCAGTTGGTGGGCGCGGCAGATCATGTCAATGTCATTGGCTGCATTGAACTGGGCCACCACGTCACTGCCAAATAGGTAGCCAGCCCCACGGGGGCTCACGCCCCAGCCTGTTGTGTCTGAGGCAGATGAGGGTAGGGATGCCGAGGGGATGTCTTCAGGGCATCAGTGGTTATCCTCGGCCCTTTGCAGGAGAgtaccctgcccctcccccagttaGGCCTGTGCAGCAAGAGCACAGGGCCCGAATGCATTCTGAGGGAGCCTGGGGGCAGGACAGCAAACGCTGAAGCAGACAAGctccaaagaagaaagaatttccTGATAGTTGAGCCACCTCACCATCAGGGTGACCATGTATTTACTGTCCAAACAGGTACACACAAGAGCGAAAGGAGGTGCTGACAGTAACCACGCCAGGAGAGCACCTGTGACCCTGGGCTGCCCAGCCGGCAGGGAAGTAGTAACAGGGCAGAGAGGGAGTGGAGGCCGCTGTTACAGCACAAGAGCCCTAGACGGGGATCAGGAGGCTTGGCTTTCATCTCGGCTCTGCTCCATACTAGCTGAGGAGGCCCACAAAATGAGGGGTCCTCAGGGGGCTACCATTCTGGGAGTCTGAGCTCTGCAGAAGCCCCTTCACATTCAGGGAGCCGATGATCTTGTCCTCAGCAAGCCCCTGAGCAGTGACATACATCCCCACCAATCCCCCAGCTCAAAGCACCCAACTCCCCATGTTCTCCTCATCAAGGGTGCCAGCCAGTTGGCAGTCAAGCACGGACGCCAGTGAGGACCAGCCCCACTCTGCTCTGTCCCAAACTCACCGGCTCGGGCTGTCCCTTTAAGGCACCTGCTTTAACCACAGGACCCCCTCAGTCACTCACTAAACTAAGAATAGAGCTCCTGCCCTCACCTTCGGGGTCGGACCAGAGCAGGTCACACATGGGCCCGTCATGAGGCACCTCTTGCTTTCGGTCAATTGTCCGGATCTGGTCCAGTGTCTGGATGGAGGGGGAAAGGCCCCCGTGCACACAGAAGATCTACAGGGGAGAGCGAGACAGGTGGgaagggagactgaggcccagcgcCTCTTCCATCTCTCCCACGCCCGGGAGCTGTGCGGTGGGCCTACCTTGCCATCGATGATGGCCGACAGGCTGAGGTAGTCAAAGATCTCAGTGCAGTAGCGCCACACGGTCACGGAGCCGTACTTGCGCAGACACTCGTCATAAAAGCCGTAGACCTGGGTGATCTGCCGGCTTTCGTGGTTGCCCCGGATCAGGGTGATGCGGTCAGGATAGCGAACCTGGAGGTAGGCACCACGCCAGGCCTGGGGTCGAGGCTCTGTCTCGTGCTCCTAGATGTCCTCACATCTGCCAGCCCCGCTCCATCCTCATCACTACTGCCTGAACTGTGTTACATCCACCTCACACACTCCCAGTCCCTCCTCCAGAGGATGCAAAGCTGAAtcctctcccacctcctgcccccctcACATCAACTACAAACCTAATGGCCCCTCCTTCATCCACCAGGTACAGACCAAGCCCTTAGCGAGACACTTGGAGCACTTTGTCATCTGGTCCCTTACAGCCGCTCTCCCAATGGATAATGTAATGTACCCAGCTGAACTCAGCTCCTTGCCACCTTCTGAACTGGATGAGCCTCTATTTCCTCCCCTACAATGCCGTCCCTCTGACCTCATCCTCCAGGGGCCCAATCAGATGTCCCCAAGTCAAGGAAAGCTTCTCTGACAACCCAAGCAGAATCTGTCCGTCACCAGCAGCATAGCTCAAGAGTTGGGGGTGGATGGAGCAGGAGATGAGGGCGGAAGGGATGCAGACAGGTCAGGCCTGAGGTGGCCCAGGTCTGGGGTCCAAAAGCCAGGGGGTCCGGTCCCACCTTAAGTGCCAGCAGCAGGAGGAACGTTTCAACGCTGTAGAAACCACGATCCACAAAGTCCCCCATGAAGAGGTAGTTAGTCTCAGGGACATCGCCTCCCAcctgggaagggaggaagaaggttCTGCTTGGCCCTAAACTGTCCCCGACCCACTGTGCTGGCCCATTTCCAGTCAAGTTGAGGCCCTTCTTTCACAATGGGCCCACCTGACTAGGGGCCTCTGGTCTCCACTCCACTCACCAAACTCAAAAGTTTCCACTCTCAGTTAAAGGGGTCTTCCAGTCACCCCCAGGTCACCTTTCCCATTGTTTCCCCACACTCACTCTGAACAGCTCCTTGAGGTCATAGAATTGTCCATGGATGTCACCGCATACCTGGAAGTGAGAAAGCAGGTCGGAACTCAACAGTCCGAAAGCCTCTGCTACCAGGGGCTGTCCTTCAAAACACCCACTGCTTGAGAAGATCCTTATCTCTCTCGGCTAAGCCTCTGCTTCTCAGGGCCAAAAAtctactctccccaccccccaatcccCCCATCCCACACTGAGTGCCAACTATTCTGGGGGCAAGAGCTAGAGCCAATTCTTTCCAGCTAGACCTGCAGAGGACCTGGCCCCCTCCTCTCCCTACTCCCCACCAGGCACCCAGAATAAAGTCACTAATAACACACAGGAACACGTGGAGTCATCACTCACCGAACTGAGTTCTTCTGCCCTGGTCAAGAGCATCCCTCCAATGACTCCAAAGACCCTGCCCATAACAGCCAATTCTTCTAGCAAAGCTCCCTTGAAGATGGGGCTCTCAGGGATGAGGGGTAGACCTTGGAGCCCACAAGATTAAGGGGAATGACCACGTGCCTAGAAGACCAAGCCAGGCTGTGGAGGGACAGCGGGTACTCACTGTGACAGGCGAATCCACCCTCTGCACGTTGCTCTCCTCCACCAAGATCTCTCTGGAGACAGGAGAAGACCAGGGTCACCAAAGCCGAGCCAGCCCAACCCTATTCCTGACCTTTTCTGCGGGGAAGGGGAGGATATGGGGCTGTCCTTGAACCTCTAGGGGGCAGGTCGGAGGTGTGCAATTTCCCCAGGATAGCCTGACCACAGCCCCACTGCTCGAGACCCTTCTGTGTGTGGCTCCCTGCTGCCAACAGGCCAAAGCCCAAGCACTTGTTCAGCCTTTGCAAGGAGTCTGGGACTTTCCCGGCCTTGACCCTCCATGCTGCTCCCTTTCATACAGCCAGCACTTACTGCCAGAAAACagatgtcctcctcctcctctccacagAGCCCTCTGCTCAGAGACTGTGCCCTTGGCCGAGCTCTTAcagcccctctctccccaccataGGGGCCTCCTCCCGGACTGTCCCAAGTCATAGGAGTGGTGCCCTGGGCAGGCCGGCCGTCGGAGGCACCTTCAAAGTGATATGCTGTTGACACTTTTCTATTACTTATTTAGAGGAAGTGAGGACTTTGTCCTCCCTTTCTCCTTGCAGTGCAGTCTACTTCTACCTGAGTGAGCTTGACATGAAATTGCTTTGTCCATTACAGACGCCCAATCGTAAGTAGTGCCGTGTTTCTAGATTTTGGCCTTGATGATCACAGCAGCCGTGAACACTTCAGTTCACACCACGTGCCAGGACGGTAGTAAGAGCTCTGCATGGATGACGCAGGCAATCAAACCACCACCCTCGaaggcaggcactgtgctgattCCTATGGCTGAGATGAAGAAAGCGGCCGGTCACACAGGCAGAAACTGAACCAAGGCAGCCTGCTCCAGAGTGTGGCCCTTACCAAGCTGGTCTGACGTGGGAGGCACTTGCTCAGCCCTCTCTGCCAGTCCCCTCCCACAAGACCGGGAGTTCCCTGGGCTTAGGGCACTCTGTACGACTAAGGTGGCTCCAGGGAGGTGTGCCTCGGTTTCCAGGAATGGTAGGAGGCGCTGGCGGTGGCCCAAGGGGCCAAAGAGCAGCCAGGCTCTCCCACCTGTACTGCATCTTGTGCCAAACATCCGCCACATGACTGCGTATACTGACCTTTCCAACTGATTTGGGAGGTTCTTTCCATCCTCATCTGACAAAGAAAGTGACGCTTTACAAAAAAGGGGGCAGAATCGAGGTCACAAAGCTGGAGAGTGGCTGAATTGGAAACTCGGGGGGCCCAATTTCCTGAGACTTTATACCAGCCCCTTCCACAGACTCTGGGTCGCAACCTACCTCAGTGCCCAGCAAGGCCTCAGCACAGCATGGGAACCAGGCCCCAGCTCCGTCACCTGCAGCACATCACCAGCCCTCTCAGGGCTCACACCTGCTCACCTTCACTTCCACAACGAACACTGCTGACCAAAGCACCAGACCCTGTCCCTGGATATGAAGAATCCCAGGCAGGCTCCGTAAGGATTTCAAAGACTTGGAGATGTAGAGTGACTTGACCAGGGTCACACTGTTTATAGGTGACAAAGCTATACTCCACACTGAAGACCACCCGATTCAAAACCTTCAGCCGTTCTAATGTGCTGATGTTTTTCACAAGAGCAAATTCAGCTCCCAGGCCTCTGTAGCTCCCAGGTTTTGAGCCTCGGTACCCTCTGAGCAAGCAAAAGCTCTTGACACGACCAGCCTCAGCCTGGGCCCCTGGTGGGTCCTCAGGAGGCCACGGCCAGGTGCTAGAGTTGGTCCTCCTCCAGATTGGGCCTGGGATAACAATGGCCACCTCCCGCCTGAGCCTAGTACCTCCAAGCTCCATCTTAGGAGCTGGGCAGGACCCTTCCACCCCTCAGTAGCCCCCTGCTGCCTCTCACAGAGTCTAAATGTCTGTCCGCCTGGCTGTCAGTGAGCATGGAGCATGGTCCAAGACCTGGATCCAAAACCAGGCTCCCCTCCGATCAGCTGTGAGAGCAGGGGCAAGACATTATCTTCTCTGAGGCTCAGTGTCCTCTTTGTGAAATACTCACCCCATGCCGTGCCTATTCCACAGGGCTGCAAAGAGCAATGAAGACTGAATACATGAAGAGCCACAGATGAGCATTTAAAAGCAGGCCCTGCCTGT
The DNA window shown above is from Kogia breviceps isolate mKogBre1 chromosome 14, mKogBre1 haplotype 1, whole genome shotgun sequence and carries:
- the PPP4C gene encoding serine/threonine-protein phosphatase 4 catalytic subunit isoform X2, with protein sequence MSSSLREILVEESNVQRVDSPVTVCGDIHGQFYDLKELFRVGGDVPETNYLFMGDFVDRGFYSVETFLLLLALKVRYPDRITLIRGNHESRQITQVYGFYDECLRKYGSVTVWRYCTEIFDYLSLSAIIDGKIFCVHGGLSPSIQTLDQIRTIDRKQEVPHDGPMCDLLWSDPEDTTGWGVSPRGAGYLFGSDVVAQFNAANDIDMICRAHQLVMEGYKWHFNETVLTVWSAPNYCYRCGNVAAILELDEHLQKDFIIFEAAPQETRGIPSKKPVADYFL
- the TBX6 gene encoding T-box transcription factor TBX6 isoform X3, which codes for MYHPRELYPSLGTGYRLGAPQPGADSSFPPALAEGYRYPDLDTPKLDCFLSGIEAAPRTLAAPPPLPPLPPTLGTEPPPPAPEGLHPLPGVSLSLENRELWKEFNCVGTEMIITKAGRRMFPACRVSVTGLDPEARYLFLLDVVPVDGARYRWQGRRWEPSGKAEPRLPDRVYIHPDSPATGAHWMRQPVSFHRVKLTNSTLDPHGHYQPRIHLVRAAQLCSQHWGGVASFRFPETMFISVTAYQNPRITQLKIAANPFAKGFRENGRNCKRERDARVKRKLRGPEPVATATYGSGDAPGGPCDSTLGGDVRESDPEQAPAPGEAAPAAAPPCGGPSAEAYLLHPAAFHGAPGHLPTRNPSFPEAPDSGRPAPYSAAFLELQPGPAGSGYPAAAPAASFASHFLQGGPFPLPYPGPGAYLDVGSKPMY
- the PPP4C gene encoding serine/threonine-protein phosphatase 4 catalytic subunit isoform X3 → MGRVFGVIGGMLLTRAEELSSVCGDIHGQFYDLKELFRVGGDVPETNYLFMGDFVDRGFYSVETFLLLLALKVRYPDRITLIRGNHESRQITQVYGFYDECLRKYGSVTVWRYCTEIFDYLSLSAIIDGKIFCVHGGLSPSIQTLDQIRTIDRKQEVPHDGPMCDLLWSDPEDTTGWGVSPRGAGYLFGSDVVAQFNAANDIDMICRAHQLVMEGYKWHFNETVLTVWSAPNYCYRCGNVAAILELDEHLQKDFIIFEAAPQETRGIPSKKPVADYFL
- the PPP4C gene encoding serine/threonine-protein phosphatase 4 catalytic subunit isoform X1, coding for MAEISDLDRQIEQLRRCELIKESEVKALCAKAREILVEESNVQRVDSPVTVCGDIHGQFYDLKELFRVGGDVPETNYLFMGDFVDRGFYSVETFLLLLALKVRYPDRITLIRGNHESRQITQVYGFYDECLRKYGSVTVWRYCTEIFDYLSLSAIIDGKIFCVHGGLSPSIQTLDQIRTIDRKQEVPHDGPMCDLLWSDPEDTTGWGVSPRGAGYLFGSDVVAQFNAANDIDMICRAHQLVMEGYKWHFNETVLTVWSAPNYCYRCGNVAAILELDEHLQKDFIIFEAAPQETRGIPSKKPVADYFL
- the TBX6 gene encoding T-box transcription factor TBX6 isoform X2, which encodes MYHPRELYPSLGTGYRLGAPQPGADSSFPPALAEGYRYPDLDTPKLDCFLSGIEAAPRTLAAPPPLPPLPPTLGTEPPPPAPEGLHPLPGVSLSLENRELWKEFNCVGTEMIITKAGRRMFPACRVSVTGLDPEARYLFLLDVVPVDGARYRWQGRRWEPSGKAEPRLPDRVYIHPDSPATGAHWMRQPVSFHRVKLTNSTLDPHGHLILHSMHKYQPRIHLVRAAQLCSQHWGGVASFRFPETMFISVTAYQNPRITQLKIAANPFAKGFRENGRNCKRERDARVKRKLRGPEPVATATYGSGDAPGGPCDSTLGGDVRESDPEQAPAPGEAAPAAAPPCGGPSAEAYLLHPAAFHGAPGHLPTRNPSFPEAPDSGRPAPYSAAFLELQPGPAGSGYPAAAPAASFASHFLQGGPFPLPYPGPGAYLDVGSKPMY
- the TBX6 gene encoding T-box transcription factor TBX6 isoform X1: MYHPRELYPSLGTGYRLGAPQPGADSSFPPALAEGYRYPDLDTPKLDCFLSGIEAAPRTLAAPPPLPPLPPTLGTEPPPPAPEGLHPLPGVSLSLENRELWKEFNCVGTEMIITKAGRRMFPACRVSVTGLDPEARYLFLLDVVPVDGARYRWQGRRWEPSGKAEPRLPDRVYIHPDSPATGAHWMRQPVSFHRVKLTNSTLDPHGHVRPRLGPPDKGWGWDQGRGSLLFLPSQLILHSMHKYQPRIHLVRAAQLCSQHWGGVASFRFPETMFISVTAYQNPRITQLKIAANPFAKGFRENGRNCKRERDARVKRKLRGPEPVATATYGSGDAPGGPCDSTLGGDVRESDPEQAPAPGEAAPAAAPPCGGPSAEAYLLHPAAFHGAPGHLPTRNPSFPEAPDSGRPAPYSAAFLELQPGPAGSGYPAAAPAASFASHFLQGGPFPLPYPGPGAYLDVGSKPMY